The DNA region CATCTCTATCTCTTGCAGTTTTTATAGCTTCCGGTTGACTTTTCGCCATGTAAGCTTATTCCTTAAAACTCCCccatgctttattttcttaccaCTTACCAATCTCAACATCATATTGAGTTGATGGATCTTATGTTTCCATAGGTCTCTCTGAATTTCTAGATTGGAACCATTGGATACTTTTAGATTGTGCTCTATAGTATTTAGTGATCGATCCATTAGAGTCTCTAGctattactaattttttttacctgcatataatactaatttttacatgatattattgGGTTTTCCCACATTTCTATAGATAAATCGATTATTGGGTTTTGTTAGTTATCTAACCTTTGTTATgggttttgaatattttcaggGCAGATGATGAAGTTGTCGATCCAAAGAAGTACCTTGAGGAATCTTGCAAACCAAAATGTGTGAAGCCACTACTTGAATATCAGGTAAATTGGCGATGTTGATGACATGATTATGAAATTGTGTTCTAAGTTCGACACAGTGACGTTGTTTGTGAAAGATCATTTGCTGAATGATACAAGTCTTGTTTGTAATTCTCAGGCTTGTGTCAAGAGAATCCAAGGTGATGATTCTGGCCATATGCATTGCACTGGCCAGTATTTCGACTACTACCATTGCATTGACAAATGTGTAAGTTACTtgatttatgcttttttttcttttcgctgtttcatcatcatatcttgttttacaattttgaatACTGAAATGAAAACTGGGTTTTGGGATCTACAGGTTGCACCAAAGCTGTTTGCGAAATTAAAATGATAAAGTGGTGAAAGCTGGAGACTCTATTGTCTTAATTTTCCTACATGTGGTTTAAATTTGATGTATAAAATGCAGTGGATGTTGAACCTTTTTTACTGCAAACCAGATTGCCAAAATGGCTCTGCTTCTCGGTTTTGTTTCCATCGCAAGTTTGcgcttattatattttttgttgctACTGACGTTGTTACTTCGCTACTTGAGTCATTTAATGCCTAATAACAAGATGTGTGCCTTTCTTTCTTTGGTCTTATTGTCTTAGTCAATGCACTGACCAAATCACTAGGCTTGGAGAGTTTTCAATAGAAAAAGAGACTTTCAGGCCTTACAATTAGACCATTAGGATTAGTTATAGATCACCATCAGGTATCCACTTTGAAACTTGCTGAGCTATAAAAGATATGACCAATGAATGATGGCAAggtggaagaagagagaataatAGTCGTTAGTGAAGTCACCTGTGTGTGTTATGCAGCAACCCTTCTAAAAGGACAGTTTGGTGGAGTGTTGGACGTTTGGCCTGCGACGTCTGCATTTATACTGAATATAATCTTTATGGCACGACACTCTCTACAGACATCATCTCCCATTTCACCCTTTTATGTTAAGTTTCCATCTCAAGTTTGCGCTTGTTATGTTACTGTGCTAGTAACAAGAATGCGTCTTTTGTCGGTCGTATTGTCTTACACAATGCATTGAACAAATCATTAGGCCTGGAGCTTCAataaagaattatttttaaGCCTCCTGGTAGTAGGCGGACTGGTACAATGGCCATTAGGATTACTTAGAGCGTGCCAAAATTTAGTCCTACATTTGGAGCATCTTGGGCCTCTAAAGATGCTATCTAATGATGGCGGCACCATCAAGTGAAGAACCGTACGGTGGAGTGTGCGATCACATGCGACCGGAATCACCTGGTAAAATCACTCGGAATCACATGGTTAAATCACATGGGACTTTCGGAATCAAGTGAAGACCAGTACGGTGGAGTGTGAGATGCATGTAGCCGCCACTGCCCACTTGTGAAGAGGACAGTTTTGGAGGAGTGTGAGATGTATGGGCCATACAGTATGGCCCACGGCGGCTGAATTATACTGAATCTTATCTTTCACACTGTACAGCAATAATGTCGATTCTCCCAATTTCATCATCTATTTAAGGGTTAGAAAGTGTAATACCTTCATACCATACCATACCATTACATAGCCATGAATGGTGGAGACGGTGCTTCTAGCTATGCTCGCAACTCTTCCTATCAGGTCTTTTATATACATCactcttccattttttttttcttttttttttttctatgcgTACTAACATTTTACTTGTGTGTGCGCATGTAGAGGGGAGCCATTGAAGCTGCTGAAGCACTCC from Camelina sativa cultivar DH55 chromosome 3, Cs, whole genome shotgun sequence includes:
- the LOC104773883 gene encoding cytochrome b-c1 complex subunit 6, which produces MADDEVVDPKKYLEESCKPKCVKPLLEYQACVKRIQGDDSGHMHCTGQYFDYYHCIDKCVAPKLFAKLK